In a single window of the Streptomyces sp. NBC_00353 genome:
- a CDS encoding ABC transporter ATP-binding protein, translating to MERHFGASGGGTVRAVDGVSITIGRGEVVGLVGESGSGKSTVGRCAVRLDEPTGGTVRINGTDVTHLSRRALRPLRKDFHLVFQDPSSSLDPRMTIGQIIAEPIKLHRQARGEEVRARVEQLLGQVGLRPEHADRHPHELSGGQRQRISIARALSCDPDLVVADEPTSALDVSVQASVLNLLADLQRDRGFGCLFITHDLAAVEFLADRIAVMYLGQIVEQAPTADLFASPKHPYTQALLSAAPVPDPVEQRSRERIVLHGDLPSPLDPPAGCRFHTRCPLATDRCRTEVPALRELPGGRQVSCHLVEADGTAPDAAS from the coding sequence ATGGAACGGCACTTCGGCGCCTCCGGCGGTGGCACCGTCCGCGCCGTCGACGGTGTCTCGATCACCATCGGCCGCGGCGAGGTCGTCGGCCTGGTCGGCGAGTCCGGCAGTGGTAAGTCGACCGTCGGCCGCTGCGCCGTACGCCTCGACGAACCGACCGGCGGCACCGTCCGCATCAACGGCACCGACGTCACCCACCTCTCGCGCCGCGCCCTGCGCCCCCTGCGCAAGGACTTCCACCTGGTCTTCCAGGACCCGTCGTCCTCGCTCGACCCACGCATGACCATCGGCCAGATCATCGCCGAACCGATCAAGCTGCACCGCCAGGCCCGGGGCGAGGAGGTGCGCGCCAGGGTCGAGCAGCTCCTCGGTCAGGTCGGCCTGCGCCCCGAGCACGCCGACCGGCATCCGCACGAGCTCTCCGGCGGCCAGCGCCAGCGCATCTCCATCGCCCGTGCACTCTCCTGCGACCCCGATCTGGTCGTCGCCGACGAACCGACGTCCGCGCTCGACGTCTCCGTGCAGGCGTCCGTCCTCAACCTGCTCGCCGACCTGCAGCGCGACCGCGGGTTCGGCTGCCTGTTCATCACCCACGACCTGGCCGCCGTCGAGTTCCTCGCCGACCGGATCGCCGTGATGTACCTCGGGCAGATCGTCGAACAGGCCCCGACCGCCGACCTGTTCGCCTCCCCGAAGCACCCCTACACCCAGGCGCTGCTCTCCGCCGCGCCCGTCCCCGACCCGGTCGAGCAGCGCTCCCGCGAACGCATCGTGCTCCACGGCGACCTGCCCAGCCCGCTCGATCCCCCGGCAGGCTGCCGCTTCCACACCCGCTGCCCGCTCGCCACCGACCGCTGCCGCACCGAGGTACCGGCCCTGCGCGAGCTGCCCGGCGGACGGCAGGTCTCCTGTCACCTCGTCGAAGCGGACGGGACCGCCCCGGACGCGGCCTCCTGA